A genomic segment from Corythoichthys intestinalis isolate RoL2023-P3 chromosome 2, ASM3026506v1, whole genome shotgun sequence encodes:
- the LOC130912456 gene encoding dystroglycan 1-like → MHYKMGDMSGSEAGSSRLSSRTISLVIGLLVAMALGAAPEHQDGQVDIFTMELEASMQSSMLSELRSASAAMATPESSVNDEGVQTGIPDSSAIVGQLFQLRIPLLPDNASCNIHLTEMGQPTLPQWLYWDKKSCILRGLALEQDKGVYHISVSGQDTHEKSGSREYPSTVFSIEVYPEERADTEPSLLALQSDVSGLQPFTCGPEEPVTVLTVILDADLTKMVAEQRVTLLTVMRRFSHVPVEHMRVVPVVNNRLFDMSAFMAGPGNAKKVVENGVLLSWKLGCALDQGNIPDIGIVQSSAKDGTMSAKLAFPVVGWHIVNKKPHAVKRVKRQLYNTPTPVPSLLPPTTYPEPPVRIVPSPTSPSIAPATDISAPPVRGPLPLPVKPTMRVRDQIAHTPVLGPPQPTRVLGSTSTILIQPTMTRPTFVEATASPTLPNTTKKPKPSGTRKPKKPKTSTPSPREPKSTTAKPPKRTTPLSLAPDLNNMPEIRNPIDQVNAWVGTYFELKIPPDTFFDKEDGTTDKLRLTLKHPPREAVSETSWIQFNSTIQLLYGLPEEQHKGKHEYFMLATDKGGKSVMDAFEVQVNNWSTNDKPSVVFAARFQGDPKTLSGDVHKKILLTKKLAYAFGDRNSSTVTLQSITKGSIVVEWTNNSLQQGSCPKEQITALSSRIANPQGTPKQAFIKAMEPEFKPINISVRGTNKCKSFTFIPPGEVAPIPDLPTATPSPGTGRRSSDDVYLHTVIPAVVVAALLLIAGIIAMVCYRKKRRGKMTMEEQATFIKKGVPIIFADELDDSKSPPSSSIPLILQEEKPPLPPPEYPNMAGPHSTLLNQDLLEEYSVYQDDDPNAPPYQPPPPFTVPIEGKGSRPKNMTSYRSPPPYVPP, encoded by the exons ATGCACTATAAAATGGGAGACATGAGCGGTAGTGAGGCTGGGAGTTCCAGGCTTTCAAGTAGGACTATCTCATTGGTAATTGGGCTTCTGGTAGCCATGGCCCTTGGTGCTGCCCCAGAACATCAAGACGGACAGGTGGATATATTCACCATGGAACTGGAGGCTTCTATGCAGTCGTCCATGCTCTCTGAGCTCCGGTCTGCTTCTGCAGCCATGGCTACCCCAGAGTCCTCTGTAAACGATGAGGGTGTACAGACTGGCATCCCAGACTCCTCAGCCATTGTGGGCCAGTTGTTTCAACTAAGGATTCCATTGTTACCTGACAATGCCAGCTGTAATATTCAT cTTACTGAAATGGGACAGCCGACACTACCACAGTGGCTTTATTGGGACAAAAAGAGCTGCATCCTGAGAGGCTTGGCCCTGGAGCAAGATAAAGGTGTGTATCATATCTCTGTGTCTGGGCAAGACACACATGAGAAGTCTGGCAGCCGAGAGTATCCCAGTACGGTCTTTTCAATTGAAGTATACCCAGAGGAACGAGCAGACACTGAACCATCCCTGCTCGCTCTACAGTCTGATGTCAGTGGCCTACAGCCTTTCACTTGTGGCCCTGAGGAGCCTGTCACAGTCCTTACCGTCATACTTGATGCTGACTTGACAAAGATGGTTGCTGAGCAGAGGGTGACTTTACTGACTGTTATGAGAAGATTTTCACATGTACCGGTTGAGCATATGAGGGTTGTCCCTGTTGTCAACAACCGCTTATTTGACATGTCTGCTTTCATGGCGGGACCAGGGAATGCCAAGAAAGTTGTTGAGAATGGAGTTCTGCTCTCATGGAAACTTGGATGTGCCCTTGACCAAGGCAATATCCCTGACATCGGCATTGTACAGTCTTCTGCAAAGGATGGAACCATGTCAGCCAAGTTGGCTTTTCCTGTGGTTGGTTGGCACATTGTCAACAAGAAGCCTCATGCAGTGAAACGTGTCAAACGACAGTTGTACAACACTCCCACTCCAGTACCCTCCTTGCTCCCTCCTACTACTTACCCAGAACCCCCTGTGCGCATTGTCCCCAGCCCGACTTCACCCTCAATTGCCCCTGCGACGGACATCTCTGCGCCCCCTGTCCGGGGTCCTTTACCACTTCCCGTGAAGCCTACTATGAGAGTCAGAGATCAGATAGCCCACACACCTGTTCTTGGCCCCCCCCAGCCCACCAGGGTATTGGGGTCGACGAGCACAATCCTCATCCAACCTACAATGACCAGACCTACATTTGTGGAAGCTACTGCTTCACCGACACTACCAAACACCACCAAAAAACCAAAACCTTCGGGCACAAGAAAGCCTAAGAAGCCTAAAACATCGACCCCATCTCCCCGGGAACCCAAATCCACCACGGCAAAACCACCTAAACGCACCACGCCACTCTCCTTGGCTCCAGACCTCAATAATATGCCCGAGATACGCAACCCAATCGACCAGGTAAATGCGTGGGTAGGTAcgtactttgagttaaaaattccTCCCGATACATTCTTTGACAAAGAGGATGGCACAACTGACAAGCTACGTTTGACTTTGAAGCACCCTCCCAGAGAGGCAGTCAGTGAAACATCCTGGATTCAGTTCAACAGCACCATCCAGCTTTTGTATGGACTTCCTGAGGAACAACACAAAGGCAAACACGAGTACTTTATGTTGGCTACTGATAAAGGTGGGAAGAGTGTCATGGATGCATTTGAGGTTCAAGTCAACAACTGGTCAACTAATGATAAACCTTCAGTCGTTTTCGCTGCCCGTTTTCAAGGTGACCCTAAAACCCTTAGTGGTGATGTCCATAAAAAGATTCTTTTGACTAAAAAGTTGGCTTATGCTTTTGGCGATCGCAATAGCAGCACAGTGACTCTACAAAGCATCACTAAGGGCTCCATTGTGGTAGAATGGACCAATAATAGTTTGCAGCAGGGTTCTTGCCCTAAGGAGCAGATTACAGCTCTCAGCAGCAGGATTGCCAATCCGCAAGGTACGCCTAAACAAGCTTTCATCAAAGCCATGGAGCCCGAGTTTAAACCTATTAACATTTCTGTTCGTGGCACGAATAAATGTAAAAGCTTCACTTTCATTCCACCGGGAGAAGTTGCGCCAATTCCCGACCTTCCAACTGCTACACCTTCCCCCGGGACTGGTCGTAGAAGCAGTGATGACGTCTATCTGCACACGGTCATCCCTGCAGTCGTGGTCGCCGCCCTCCTCTTAATTGCTGGCATCATCGCCATGGTGTGCTACCGCAAGAAACGCAGAGGGAAGATGACCATGGAAGAACAGGCCACTTTCATCAAAAAAGGAGTCCCCATAATATTTGCAGATGAGCTGGATGATTCCAAGTCCCCACCATCTTCCAGCATCCCTCTCATCCTTCAGGAGGAAAAGCCCCCACTTCCGCCCCCCGAGTACCCCAACATGGCGGGTCCCCATAGCACCCTTTTGAACCAGGACTTGTTGGAAGAGTATTCGGTTTACCAAGATGACGATCCCAACGCGCCTCCTTACCAGCCACCACCACCTTTCACCGTCCCCATTGAAGGCAAAGGCTCTCGCCCCAAGAACATGACCTCCTACAGGTCACCACCCCCCTACGTGCCTCCCTAA